A part of Paenibacillus sp. 481 genomic DNA contains:
- a CDS encoding serine hydrolase domain-containing protein, which produces MINAQIPQNVSSTIYVNEWKPSCPTEVNIDTNQLQAAVALLDPLFPRLRCFLLARNERLITEIYRNDGAPEALNDLRSATKSFIAALLGIAMHQHRMHDVEIPVLPLLESIHHKRSAADPLWQQLTIRHFLSMSSGLMWHTGKRLGEQWIQRFHQSSSWRGFSFRLPVRAHSIGQFQYRSIDSHLLSVLLTRITGMRADTFAEQHLFGPLGITNYRWQLSPDDDAAGHIGLELTGRDMLKFGQLFLNQGQWHHEHNKSDSNGNINCSSNVDCNSIGNVNNNNSSLTSTSIIPANWVRESLKQQIEGLPAYGHYGYQWWIQRLRCARKKTYTHAAYALGHGGQIIYVIPKYGLTLVFASNPHVNRYRHPRQWIEEHLLPACH; this is translated from the coding sequence ATGATAAACGCTCAAATACCCCAAAATGTTTCGTCTACAATATATGTAAACGAGTGGAAACCTAGCTGTCCGACTGAAGTTAATATCGATACGAATCAATTACAGGCTGCAGTTGCATTGCTTGACCCCTTGTTTCCTCGGCTACGCTGTTTCTTATTAGCTCGGAACGAACGTCTCATTACTGAAATATATCGTAATGATGGTGCCCCAGAAGCGCTAAACGACTTGCGGTCTGCAACTAAGAGCTTTATTGCCGCTTTGCTGGGCATCGCCATGCACCAACATCGCATGCATGATGTCGAGATTCCTGTCTTGCCATTACTCGAATCCATTCATCACAAACGTTCTGCTGCTGATCCGTTATGGCAGCAATTGACGATACGCCACTTCCTGTCCATGTCCTCTGGACTCATGTGGCACACTGGCAAACGACTTGGCGAACAATGGATTCAGCGCTTCCACCAAAGCTCAAGCTGGAGAGGATTTTCTTTTCGTTTACCTGTACGCGCACATTCAATCGGTCAATTTCAGTACCGCAGTATCGATAGCCATCTTCTATCTGTATTACTCACCCGTATTACAGGTATGCGCGCGGACACATTCGCAGAGCAGCATTTATTCGGGCCGCTTGGCATTACCAATTATCGCTGGCAGCTATCACCTGACGATGATGCTGCCGGCCATATCGGCCTTGAATTAACAGGCAGAGATATGCTCAAATTCGGCCAACTCTTCCTAAATCAAGGTCAATGGCACCATGAGCACAATAAAAGCGACAGTAACGGCAACATCAATTGCAGTAGCAACGTCGATTGCAACAGCATCGGCAACGTCAATAACAACAATAGCAGCCTAACCTCGACATCTATAATCCCTGCAAACTGGGTGCGCGAGTCTCTCAAGCAACAAATTGAAGGGCTGCCTGCATACGGGCACTACGGCTATCAATGGTGGATTCAGCGGCTACGCTGTGCCCGTAAAAAGACCTACACACATGCCGCCTACGCACTCGGCCATGGAGGTCAAATTATTTACGTGATTCCAAAGTACGGGTTGACCCTTGTTTTTGCGTCTAATCCTCATGTAAATAGATATCGTCATCCTAGGCAATGGATTGAAGAACATTTGCTGCCTGCTTGTCATTAA
- the mscL gene encoding large conductance mechanosensitive channel protein MscL encodes MADSKIKGFLNEFKQFAMRGNVIDLAVGVIIGGAFNKIVTSIVNDLVMPPIGKVLGGVNFKDLFLPLGASKTGEPINSLAQAQQAGVPVIAYGQFINVVIDFLIVALCVFLVVKGMNMWHSKKGKEEAPAEPTTKTCPYCVSEIPLAATRCGHCTSVLTEAEAKA; translated from the coding sequence ATGGCCGATTCCAAAATTAAAGGCTTTTTGAATGAGTTTAAACAGTTTGCAATGCGCGGTAACGTAATCGACTTAGCGGTCGGTGTTATCATCGGTGGTGCATTCAACAAAATCGTCACGTCGATCGTGAACGACTTAGTTATGCCTCCGATCGGAAAAGTCTTGGGTGGAGTAAACTTCAAAGATTTGTTCCTTCCTTTAGGAGCAAGTAAAACAGGTGAACCTATCAACTCCCTTGCCCAAGCCCAACAAGCAGGCGTGCCTGTTATTGCATACGGACAATTTATTAACGTCGTAATCGACTTCCTTATCGTTGCACTTTGCGTGTTTCTCGTCGTTAAAGGCATGAACATGTGGCATAGCAAAAAGGGCAAAGAAGAAGCACCAGCCGAGCCAACGACAAAGACATGCCCATACTGTGTGTCTGAAATTCCTCTAGCGGCAACACGCTGCGGACATTGTACATCTGTGCTTACTGAAGCAGAAGCAAAAGCATAA
- the coxB gene encoding cytochrome c oxidase subunit II yields MMKRWHAMKRLLPLFAGLVLLLSACGREDLSTLNPQGPIAEKQLGLMQLSITIMTFVVIVVFGIAIYVVIRYRRRPGSNEIPKQVEGSHKLEIIWTVIPIILLVILAVPTVKYVFEFSEDYSKDKDAVKVKVTSHLYWWEFEYPEYGIITAQDLVIPTGKKVAIELKTADVLHSFWIPSIAGKMDTNPEGNKNKMYIETNRDGVFRGKCAELCGPSHALMDFKVKSVSNETFTAWVSDMKGEAKPFSDDEALNEKFKQNCLSCHAIDNAPSMGPNLKGIGSRESVAGILLNRDNENEPLDQAKMEENLREWIKDPEKHKPANKMPAVPLTDSEMDAIVDYLANYKLDSLKAINKQ; encoded by the coding sequence ATGATGAAACGGTGGCATGCTATGAAACGACTCCTTCCGTTGTTCGCCGGACTCGTCTTGCTCCTGAGCGCTTGCGGTCGCGAGGATTTATCCACTCTCAACCCGCAAGGCCCTATAGCGGAGAAGCAATTAGGATTGATGCAGTTGTCGATTACGATTATGACTTTTGTAGTAATAGTTGTATTCGGTATCGCTATTTACGTCGTCATCCGCTACCGTAGACGGCCGGGATCAAACGAAATTCCGAAGCAAGTTGAGGGAAGTCATAAGTTGGAGATCATTTGGACGGTTATTCCGATCATCCTTTTGGTTATTTTGGCAGTTCCAACGGTTAAGTATGTATTTGAATTTTCAGAAGACTACAGTAAAGACAAAGATGCAGTTAAGGTCAAAGTTACATCACACCTTTACTGGTGGGAATTCGAGTACCCAGAGTATGGCATTATTACTGCTCAGGACTTAGTTATTCCTACAGGTAAGAAAGTTGCTATTGAGTTGAAGACGGCTGACGTTCTTCACTCTTTCTGGATTCCTTCTATTGCAGGTAAGATGGATACGAACCCAGAAGGCAATAAGAACAAAATGTACATCGAGACGAATCGTGATGGCGTATTCCGCGGAAAGTGCGCAGAGTTGTGCGGACCTTCCCACGCATTGATGGACTTCAAAGTGAAGTCGGTCAGCAACGAGACATTTACAGCATGGGTAAGCGACATGAAAGGCGAAGCGAAGCCGTTTTCTGACGATGAAGCATTGAATGAAAAGTTCAAACAAAACTGCTTGTCTTGCCACGCTATCGATAATGCACCTTCTATGGGTCCTAACTTGAAGGGTATCGGAAGCCGGGAGTCGGTTGCAGGTATTTTGCTAAATCGTGATAACGAGAACGAACCACTTGACCAAGCGAAGATGGAAGAGAACTTGCGTGAGTGGATCAAAGATCCAGAGAAACATAAGCCAGCTAACAAGATGCCAGCTGTTCCACTGACAGATTCAGAGATGGACGCTATCGTTGATTACTTGGCGAACTACAAGTTGGATTCTTTGAAGGCGATTAATAAGCAGTAA
- the ctaG gene encoding cytochrome c oxidase assembly factor CtaG: MFGLTQYFSLYDLWSPLLLLSAVLVIILYLGLTGIYRNQFIGSAPVPLKRKIMFIIGILLLYLAQGGPIYMMSHMMFTFHMILMSITYIIVPPLLLLGIPGWLWRFLLERAWLKKLLPLTHPILCAVMFNAFFSIYHVPDVHDFLMTNYAAHISYYVLLFVTALLMWWPVVNPVQAWTQIADVKKMGYIFLNGVLITPACALIIFASDPLYATYSDKDAWIEAMGYCITGDPAVVLASFDGPQFFNWFNVVEDQQLGGIIMKLVQEIVYGLILAYVFKQWFTREGKDDDDFVASTPKERLNEV, from the coding sequence ATGTTCGGTTTAACGCAATATTTTAGTTTATACGATTTATGGAGTCCGTTACTTCTCCTTTCTGCGGTACTCGTTATCATTTTGTATTTAGGGCTTACGGGTATATATCGAAATCAATTTATAGGTTCGGCTCCCGTACCGCTGAAACGGAAGATTATGTTCATCATTGGCATACTGCTCCTTTACTTAGCGCAGGGTGGACCTATTTATATGATGAGCCATATGATGTTCACGTTTCATATGATACTCATGTCGATTACGTATATTATCGTGCCACCGTTACTTTTGTTAGGTATACCGGGTTGGTTATGGCGCTTCTTGCTGGAACGGGCATGGTTGAAGAAGTTGCTGCCACTCACGCATCCGATCTTATGTGCAGTGATGTTTAACGCATTTTTCTCTATCTATCATGTGCCTGATGTACACGATTTCTTAATGACGAATTATGCGGCTCATATTAGCTATTACGTCCTGTTGTTCGTAACGGCGCTGCTTATGTGGTGGCCTGTCGTTAATCCCGTTCAGGCTTGGACTCAAATAGCGGATGTTAAGAAGATGGGCTATATCTTTTTGAATGGCGTGCTTATTACGCCAGCCTGTGCGTTAATTATTTTTGCATCTGACCCGTTATATGCTACTTATAGCGACAAGGATGCTTGGATAGAAGCGATGGGGTATTGTATTACAGGCGATCCCGCAGTAGTGCTGGCGTCGTTTGATGGACCGCAATTTTTCAACTGGTTTAACGTAGTGGAAGACCAACAGCTCGGCGGAATCATTATGAAGTTGGTACAAGAGATCGTATATGGTCTGATCTTGGCCTACGTGTTTAAGCAATGGTTCACACGTGAAGGCAAAGATGATGACGATTTTGTGGCATCCACTCCAAAAGAGCGGTTGAATGAAGTTTAA
- a CDS encoding transposase, whose protein sequence is MTNQQSGMNPISKERVEVDGIYANEWGREELLYRGQKYPADHQLGATEWELKEFIYDTHAEGHTDERLVPKADSKIEPPKQIHPRKHTDRGDK, encoded by the coding sequence ATGACGAACCAACAATCAGGCATGAACCCGATATCGAAAGAACGGGTGGAAGTTGACGGCATTTACGCAAATGAATGGGGACGCGAGGAATTGCTTTATCGCGGACAAAAGTATCCGGCCGATCATCAGCTCGGAGCTACGGAATGGGAATTGAAGGAGTTTATTTACGATACCCATGCTGAAGGCCATACGGATGAGCGGCTTGTGCCGAAGGCAGATAGCAAGATTGAACCACCTAAGCAGATACATCCACGCAAGCACACGGATCGCGGGGACAAGTAG
- a CDS encoding cytochrome (ubi)quinol oxidase subunit III: protein MSAPAHHEGQWPHEPEKATLEGRNKVLGFWLFLGGEAVLFGTLFATFLALRNNIGDGPTADELFKLPIVAIATAILLISSLTSVFAVQALHQGDKKKMLNWLIVTVILGFGFLGLEIYEFVEYYHLGHTFTTSAFSTAFYTLVGFHGAHVAFGVAWITILIVQVYKKGLNFVTAPKVYISAMYWHFIDVVWVFIFTVVYLMGKVA from the coding sequence ATGAGTGCACCCGCACATCACGAAGGCCAATGGCCCCATGAACCGGAAAAAGCGACCTTAGAAGGTCGTAACAAGGTACTTGGCTTCTGGTTGTTCCTTGGCGGTGAAGCAGTATTGTTTGGTACGTTGTTCGCAACGTTCCTCGCCCTACGCAACAATATCGGTGATGGCCCTACAGCTGATGAGCTGTTTAAGCTTCCGATTGTTGCTATTGCAACAGCTATCTTGTTGATTAGTTCCTTGACGAGCGTGTTTGCCGTTCAGGCTTTGCATCAAGGCGATAAGAAGAAGATGCTTAACTGGCTTATCGTAACCGTTATTTTAGGCTTCGGATTCTTAGGCTTAGAGATTTACGAGTTCGTAGAGTACTATCATTTAGGACACACGTTTACAACTAGTGCGTTTAGTACCGCGTTCTATACGCTAGTTGGTTTCCACGGCGCGCACGTTGCGTTCGGGGTAGCGTGGATTACGATCTTGATTGTGCAAGTATACAAAAAAGGACTAAACTTCGTAACGGCGCCTAAAGTGTACATTTCAGCAATGTATTGGCACTTTATTGACGTCGTGTGGGTATTCATCTTTACCGTCGTTTACTTAATGGGAAAGGTGGCGTAA
- a CDS encoding MFS transporter, with the protein MKGLRALGLGREIALLAVILFMVEFVRGATIVSFIPIYGKDVLHISLAIIGTAITAHYLTDTILKIGIGYLLDRLSSRLIINIGLLISLIGVSLFYFGENPWVFVLAAALYGVGISPIWLVCLTKVNEEQRAAQMGFLYMIWLVGMGSGPVVLNVILDLSPRSAFLLILILSALAWGLSFFISGGVHTGAPASPVPFKEQWVALRERISAMKPLLPGMVLQTLGASMLVPILPTFASETLSLSSSQYSVLLLIGGGCTVLGLVPLGKWSDHKGRKPFLVIGFSIFAITLASLSLTPSIPLAYALAVILGISYAAVLPAWNALLALYVPPKQKGLGWSLLSTVEGIGVLIGPVLGGVIASYFAASTVVWVSASLFAVIAIIYILFPSRWFAER; encoded by the coding sequence GTGAAAGGTTTACGAGCACTTGGACTAGGCAGAGAAATTGCGCTGTTAGCCGTCATATTATTTATGGTGGAGTTCGTTAGAGGAGCTACGATCGTCAGCTTTATCCCTATTTACGGAAAAGACGTACTTCATATCAGTTTAGCGATTATCGGGACTGCGATTACAGCTCATTACTTAACAGATACGATTCTTAAAATTGGTATCGGTTATTTACTTGATCGGCTATCATCTCGGCTCATCATTAACATCGGGCTACTGATATCCTTAATTGGCGTAAGTCTGTTTTATTTTGGAGAGAATCCATGGGTATTTGTGCTTGCAGCTGCCTTATATGGTGTAGGAATATCTCCCATTTGGCTCGTTTGCCTCACCAAGGTCAACGAAGAACAGCGTGCAGCACAGATGGGTTTTTTATATATGATTTGGCTTGTCGGAATGGGTTCAGGACCGGTCGTATTAAATGTCATTCTTGATCTCAGTCCACGTTCTGCTTTCCTGCTGATCTTGATCTTGTCAGCACTCGCATGGGGCCTTAGCTTTTTCATCTCTGGAGGTGTGCACACTGGAGCACCTGCTTCCCCTGTTCCATTCAAAGAGCAATGGGTAGCACTACGGGAACGAATCAGTGCAATGAAGCCGCTGCTGCCAGGCATGGTGCTGCAAACATTGGGAGCAAGTATGCTCGTCCCTATTTTACCTACGTTTGCCTCAGAAACGTTATCCCTATCAAGTAGCCAATACTCCGTATTGCTGCTCATAGGTGGAGGCTGTACCGTGTTAGGACTTGTTCCGCTAGGCAAATGGTCGGATCATAAGGGGCGCAAGCCATTTTTAGTGATAGGATTTTCGATTTTTGCTATTACACTAGCTTCACTATCATTAACACCGTCGATTCCGTTGGCCTACGCACTGGCGGTTATCCTTGGTATTTCATATGCAGCTGTATTACCTGCTTGGAATGCGCTACTTGCATTATACGTCCCACCTAAGCAAAAGGGGTTAGGATGGAGTTTATTATCAACGGTTGAAGGGATCGGCGTGCTAATCGGCCCTGTGCTAGGGGGCGTTATTGCCAGCTATTTTGCCGCTTCAACGGTCGTATGGGTGAGTGCCAGCTTGTTTGCTGTCATCGCCATTATTTATATTTTGTTCCCTTCACGCTGGTTTGCAGAACGCTAA
- a CDS encoding DUF420 domain-containing protein, whose amino-acid sequence MDLHNLMPAMSTTLIVTSAILVAIGWAQIVKGKREAHKKTMMYAAVAALSFFIIYVSRTIFVGNTSWGGPDDLKPYYLVFLLFHIVLATVAAVFGLTTLYTGYKAKYKTHRKLGRVTSIIWFATAITGATVYTLLYVLYPGGHTKPMIDAIFGL is encoded by the coding sequence GTGGATCTGCACAATCTAATGCCTGCAATGAGCACGACACTAATTGTAACAAGCGCAATTCTCGTTGCAATCGGTTGGGCGCAAATCGTAAAAGGCAAACGCGAAGCGCATAAGAAGACGATGATGTATGCAGCTGTAGCAGCACTAAGTTTCTTTATTATTTATGTGTCCCGTACTATTTTTGTAGGAAACACAAGCTGGGGCGGGCCAGACGATTTAAAACCGTACTATTTAGTATTCTTATTGTTTCATATTGTGTTGGCAACAGTCGCCGCTGTATTCGGCCTAACGACTTTGTATACAGGATATAAAGCAAAGTACAAAACGCATCGTAAGCTTGGTAGGGTGACGTCGATTATTTGGTTCGCCACAGCGATCACAGGCGCGACAGTATATACGCTGTTGTATGTGTTGTATCCGGGCGGACACACAAAACCAATGATTGATGCTATTTTTGGGCTATAG
- a CDS encoding TVP38/TMEM64 family protein: protein MWEWMSELITMLKQIDRHQVADWLKQYSELGPLPGILFPFIEAFLPFLPLIVFVMANAAAYGLGLGFLYSWIGCCAGAFAIFWLARLFGGRFGAYIQRKMPASQKLFKWMQEKGFTPLFLLLCFPFVPSSIINVAAGISTISFRMFMIAVMAGKSVMIFMMAFIGHDWQGFITQPWRIIVALVVLLGLWYGGKKLEARYHI, encoded by the coding sequence ATGTGGGAGTGGATGAGTGAACTTATTACCATGCTTAAACAAATTGATAGGCATCAAGTTGCGGATTGGCTGAAGCAATACTCCGAATTAGGGCCGTTGCCAGGCATTCTATTCCCTTTTATTGAAGCCTTCCTGCCATTTTTACCGTTGATCGTCTTTGTCATGGCGAATGCGGCTGCGTACGGCTTAGGGCTTGGCTTTTTATATTCATGGATTGGCTGCTGTGCAGGTGCCTTCGCTATATTCTGGCTTGCCCGCCTATTCGGTGGAAGGTTCGGCGCGTATATCCAAAGGAAGATGCCTGCTTCACAAAAGTTATTTAAGTGGATGCAGGAAAAAGGATTTACTCCCCTCTTCCTGCTCTTATGTTTTCCGTTCGTACCGTCATCGATAATTAACGTGGCCGCAGGGATCAGTACGATTTCGTTCCGCATGTTTATGATTGCCGTAATGGCCGGAAAATCAGTCATGATTTTTATGATGGCGTTTATTGGCCATGATTGGCAGGGCTTTATTACTCAGCCGTGGAGAATTATAGTGGCCTTAGTCGTGTTGTTGGGCTTGTGGTATGGCGGCAAGAAGCTGGAGGCCCGCTATCACATCTAA
- a CDS encoding sporulation protein: MSMFNRMLASIGIGSAKVDTLLEKARYAPGEEVRGVVKLNGGQVAQQIDGIRLQLMSQYVKEVDDRKTTYQHELARFRVSDAFSIQASEAREIPFSFILPSNVPLTIGTAPVWLKTELDIPSAIDPTDNDRIEVVPTVEQSIIIDGVNRLGFRLRKAECEYAARLGGSLPFVQEFEFVPTSHFRGDLDELEIMFFTTEQGIELLIQIDRRARGFAGLFAEAMDMDETFVRYRRSLKELRELGAEGFSQELADIIRRHL, translated from the coding sequence ATGTCTATGTTCAATCGTATGTTAGCTAGCATCGGAATTGGGTCTGCCAAGGTAGATACGTTGTTAGAAAAAGCACGTTATGCGCCAGGTGAAGAAGTACGCGGTGTTGTGAAGCTAAACGGTGGACAAGTTGCGCAGCAAATTGACGGTATCCGCTTACAGTTAATGTCACAATATGTGAAAGAAGTGGACGACAGGAAGACGACATATCAGCACGAACTTGCTCGTTTTCGTGTAAGCGATGCTTTCTCCATCCAAGCGAGTGAAGCGCGTGAAATCCCGTTCTCCTTTATTTTGCCGTCGAATGTGCCATTAACGATTGGAACGGCCCCTGTATGGTTGAAAACAGAGCTGGACATCCCTAGCGCCATAGATCCGACTGACAATGACCGTATCGAAGTCGTACCGACTGTTGAGCAAAGCATCATCATCGATGGTGTAAATCGACTCGGATTTCGTCTTCGCAAGGCAGAATGCGAATATGCAGCTCGCTTAGGCGGCTCTTTACCGTTTGTCCAAGAGTTTGAATTCGTGCCAACATCTCATTTCCGTGGTGATCTGGACGAATTGGAAATTATGTTCTTCACAACGGAACAGGGCATTGAATTGCTTATCCAAATTGACCGTCGCGCGCGTGGTTTCGCGGGTCTGTTTGCAGAGGCAATGGATATGGACGAAACATTTGTCCGTTATCGTCGCAGCTTAAAGGAGTTGCGTGAGCTCGGAGCAGAAGGATTTTCACAAGAATTGGCTGATATTATTCGCCGTCACCTATAA
- a CDS encoding dipeptidyl aminopeptidase → MEYIVHFDVEHKGTKEVSKLRGLVMVPKGERPSVSDLVAMFSAMGYDVRCEDEATYTFVPNAADTDYTEIHIKKMDNGEEEFVIDPHLKMMVDLLVNKPNRPM, encoded by the coding sequence ATGGAATACATCGTTCATTTTGACGTTGAACATAAAGGCACGAAAGAGGTATCTAAGCTGAGGGGACTTGTAATGGTTCCTAAAGGGGAGCGCCCGAGCGTTAGCGATTTGGTAGCGATGTTTAGCGCAATGGGCTATGATGTGCGTTGCGAGGACGAAGCAACTTATACGTTCGTGCCGAACGCGGCAGACACAGACTATACAGAAATTCATATTAAAAAAATGGACAACGGCGAAGAAGAGTTCGTCATTGACCCACATTTAAAAATGATGGTTGATCTGTTGGTGAATAAGCCGAATCGCCCGATGTAA
- a CDS encoding cytochrome C oxidase subunit IV family protein, with amino-acid sequence MAAQHTVSDNESKRRHKHEGPQKHIVAFIISVALTLIAFAAVGSVGEVNTTFIIVILLVMAVIQVCIQMGYWMHMKDKGHMLPILFMFGGAFIAFTGIIMALFWVWW; translated from the coding sequence ATGGCAGCACAGCATACGGTTTCGGATAACGAATCAAAGCGTCGTCATAAGCACGAAGGTCCACAAAAGCATATTGTCGCATTTATTATCTCCGTAGCACTGACATTGATCGCATTTGCGGCAGTCGGTTCTGTTGGAGAAGTAAACACGACGTTTATCATTGTCATTTTGCTCGTCATGGCTGTTATACAAGTATGCATTCAAATGGGATATTGGATGCACATGAAGGATAAAGGGCATATGCTTCCGATATTATTTATGTTCGGTGGCGCTTTTATCGCCTTCACTGGTATCATTATGGCTCTGTTCTGGGTATGGTGGTAA
- the ctaD gene encoding cytochrome c oxidase subunit I, producing MDWLTTVDHKKIGILYLIAGAFFFGIGGIEAILIRIQLIQPMNDFVDAQTFNELITMHGTTMIFLGVMPIIFALMNAIVPLQIGARDVAFPFLNSLGFWTFFFGGLLLNLSWLVGGVPDAGWTAYVPLSSTEYSPHHGMDFYTIGLQISGIGTLLGGINFLATIINMRAPGMTYMRMPMFTWASFITSALILFAFPAITVGLILLTFDRLFGGNFFYVPNGGSVVLWQHIFWIFGHPEVYILILPAFGIISDVISTFSRKRLFGYSSMVFATVLIGFLGFMVWAHHMFTVGLGPVANALFSIATMLIAVPTGIKIFNWLFTMWGGSIKFTSANLYAISFVPTFVMGGVTGVMLASAPADFQFHDTYFVVAHFHYVIVGGLVLGLFSGLHYWWPKMFGKVLHEGLGKATFWMFNIGFQLTFFVQHFLGLTGMPRRVFTYLPNQGFDTMNLVSTIGALMMGVGVLMFMYNVVMTTMQKQVVADDPWEDGRTLEWTIPSPPPEYNFKQTPLVRGYDAWWKEKMDGNKEMTPAEPLGDIHMPNASILPFVMSVGLFIAGFGFMFAKDDFGQSTLNFLFNNHIVAIFGLVVTFGSMFLRSVIDDHGFHIHKEELEEKGVKQ from the coding sequence ATGGATTGGCTGACGACGGTCGACCATAAGAAGATTGGCATTTTGTACCTCATTGCCGGGGCGTTTTTCTTCGGTATTGGTGGTATTGAGGCCATCCTCATTCGTATTCAGTTGATTCAACCTATGAACGACTTCGTTGACGCTCAAACGTTCAACGAATTGATAACTATGCACGGTACAACGATGATCTTCCTTGGTGTTATGCCGATCATCTTCGCACTTATGAATGCGATTGTTCCATTGCAAATCGGGGCGCGCGACGTTGCGTTCCCGTTTCTTAACTCTCTAGGCTTCTGGACATTCTTCTTCGGTGGATTGCTCTTGAACTTGAGCTGGTTAGTAGGCGGTGTGCCTGACGCAGGTTGGACGGCTTACGTGCCGTTGTCCAGTACAGAATACAGCCCGCATCACGGGATGGACTTCTATACGATAGGACTTCAAATTTCCGGTATCGGTACATTGCTTGGTGGTATTAACTTCTTGGCGACAATCATTAACATGCGTGCGCCAGGTATGACGTATATGCGTATGCCAATGTTCACATGGGCATCCTTCATTACGTCAGCATTGATTTTGTTCGCTTTCCCAGCTATTACAGTTGGTTTGATTTTGCTGACGTTTGACCGTTTGTTCGGCGGAAACTTCTTCTATGTTCCGAACGGTGGTAGCGTCGTATTATGGCAGCACATTTTCTGGATCTTCGGTCATCCAGAAGTATATATTTTGATTTTGCCAGCATTTGGTATTATCTCGGACGTTATTAGCACATTCTCACGTAAACGTTTGTTCGGTTACAGCTCGATGGTATTTGCGACTGTACTGATTGGTTTTTTGGGCTTCATGGTATGGGCTCACCACATGTTTACAGTTGGCTTAGGTCCAGTCGCGAACGCATTGTTCTCCATTGCAACGATGCTTATCGCAGTACCGACGGGTATTAAAATCTTTAACTGGTTGTTCACCATGTGGGGCGGATCAATCAAGTTCACATCAGCGAACTTGTACGCAATCAGCTTCGTACCTACATTCGTTATGGGTGGTGTGACGGGCGTTATGCTTGCGTCTGCACCAGCTGACTTCCAGTTCCATGATACGTATTTTGTAGTAGCGCATTTCCACTACGTTATCGTTGGTGGTCTTGTACTCGGTTTGTTCTCCGGTCTCCATTACTGGTGGCCGAAAATGTTCGGTAAAGTATTGCATGAAGGTTTGGGAAAAGCTACGTTCTGGATGTTCAATATCGGTTTCCAATTGACGTTCTTTGTTCAGCATTTCCTCGGCTTGACAGGTATGCCACGCCGCGTATTTACATACTTGCCAAACCAAGGCTTTGATACGATGAACTTGGTAAGTACAATCGGTGCTCTTATGATGGGTGTCGGTGTACTGATGTTCATGTACAACGTTGTCATGACGACGATGCAGAAGCAAGTTGTTGCTGACGATCCTTGGGAAGACGGTCGTACATTGGAGTGGACGATTCCTTCTCCACCGCCAGAGTACAACTTCAAGCAAACTCCGCTTGTACGCGGTTATGATGCTTGGTGGAAAGAGAAGATGGACGGCAATAAAGAGATGACACCAGCTGAACCACTTGGTGACATCCATATGCCAAACGCTTCTATCTTGCCATTCGTTATGTCTGTCGGCTTGTTTATTGCCGGATTTGGCTTTATGTTTGCAAAAGATGACTTTGGTCAAAGCACATTGAACTTCTTGTTCAATAACCATATTGTAGCAATCTTCGGTTTGGTTGTTACGTTCGGAAGCATGTTCCTTCGTTCCGTTATCGACGATCATGGTTTCCATATTCACAAGGAAGAGTTGGAAGAAAAGGGGGTTAAACAATGA